In the Sorghum bicolor cultivar BTx623 chromosome 4, Sorghum_bicolor_NCBIv3, whole genome shotgun sequence genome, TCGACGGTGTGTCTGTTGGATGGTTTTACAGCCAGTCAGGCATATATAGGGAACAATTAAACACGAGCTCGTATGTAATGTAAGAGCTGAGCAGGCGTAGCGTGCAAGCATCGGAGCCCATCTCTAGAACGACAACTCATGCATGACTTTGCTTCATTTTTTTTAGATTGGCTATCTGCAGCAGAGTGGAGGTAATATGTATCGATGGTGGAGGCAAGCTACTACTACACAAATTAGAAACCTTTAAACAAAGGCAACgtatctagtgcaaactcatctcctgtgcaaactgtgcaaactctaatctggaccaCAGGATGTTAATCCAAGAGGCGCAGAGAGATTGGGTAATTTTGCACTTAACCGCCCGCTCGTAATCACACTTTTACAAATCCTCCTTTCACCTCTCTCATGcggcccttggatcaacatcctgcggtccagattagagtttgcacagtttgcacgagagatgagtttgcactagatccgttgcCTTAAACAAAAGCCTTGTTTACGGAAAAAAAATAGGTGTTATAACAAAAATGACGGTACACatttgaagtattaaatatagactaatccaaaaaaaaattatatagctTGTCTAAAAACtatgagacaaatttattaagcctaagtAATTTGTCATTAACATATGTTGGTAACTGTAATAATTATGGCTAATTAtgaagtaattaggcttaaaaatttGTCTTACGATTTATaatcaaactgtataattagttttttatctatattttaatgctccatgcatatattGAAAGATTTGATGAGATgagtgaaaattttttggatggaaATCAAAGTGCATTTGGATGCCATCGTATCTAGCCCTGATGCCCAGCACAGAACGGAGAGTTAGTTTCCACTATTAATATAGAAATCATTCTCTATTATCTGAGcatgtatatacatatatgCAGTTTCCAGGATTAAGCTAGCTGAGCTCACTGCAATGTTTTTGTCAAGACTGTGTTACATGATTGAACGGTCAAGTATATACCAAAGTATGATAATTCTGTTTGTTGCTGAGGAACATGGTCATTGTAGTAACGCATTGCCTTAGCATAGTAGCATATGATTTTCCTAATATAGGATTAGCGTGTTTGATGGGTGGCTTGTCTGTCATGGATCTTATCCGCTTGATGACAAAGATCGATATTATGAAGCCGCTCCCTTGCAGGTAAAAGGGCTAGGGCCTAGTGgctcaaccaaacacaccctaaaaTGAAATGGTTTATAGAACCGTGTGTTAGTGTTTACAAATATAAAGATTTTCTTAATAGACGTAAGCACATTGGGAACATTGTCTTTCTCCCTTCGTACCCATCTTTCTCCTCCCTCTTGGTGCCCAAGCCACCGACGACCTTCTCGCTTAGCCCCCGCGGGGCCATACCGCTCTTCCCCAATCCCAATCGGAGAGTTCATCGGTGATTCCTCTCCCATTAGCTCCACCCAACCAAACCTCTCGCGCCGCCTCCTTCTAAACCCGTCGACTATGTATTTCCTATAAATAAAACCCTAATCGCCATTGTCATCGCTGCCACTGCTGCCGTCTCCTCTGTCACCGCCCCCGCTGCTGGTCATCCCTCCCATCCCACCCTCttcaggcctcgtttagttcaccccaaaaatcattttttttttaagatttcctatcacatcgaatcttacggcatatgtatggagcattaaatataattaaAAGCAAAAAGTAATTATAcagtgtaaatcgtgagatgaatcttttgagcatagttagttcataattggacaatatttgccacaaacaaatgaaaatgaTACAGTGTtcgaaaactttttattttgccaaggccttgtttagatgcgaaaatattttagatttcgctactgtagcactttcgtttgtttatgacaaatattgttcaatcatagactaattagggtcaaaagattcgtttcgtgatttacaggcaaactgtgtaattaatttttatttttgtctatatttaatgtttcatgcatatactaagattcgatgtgatgaagaattttaaaaaaattttggttttgaaTGTGAACGAGGACCAAGCCTCGTTGTCCCGTCCATCGCGCGCCCCTTCCCCTTCGGATTTCAGCAGTGTCCTTGCACACCAAATAAGAATTTGGCAAATATATATGACGTGCACCCCACCCCTCCCAACTAAAAAATGTTTCCAATTTTTATTCCtgttattattatattatactTTGCGTTAGTTGGATTAGATCCCAGATCGGAGTACTCCTACGACGTCCGTTTCACCACCAAACCCACTATTAAaatttaaacaaaaaaaaagatgaatgAATTGGAGCCCAAACAAAAACAAATAGTAGTAGCCAACAAACGGCCACATGTAACACACCcttaagaaaagaagaaaattaggtgggcacatgtatggaaccaAAATAAAAAGATCTATCTCATCTTTTGTTGAGTAGTGAGAAAGGAAGCAAGTGAGAAAGAGAAATTAGTAGGTGGGTGGGCAGTCGAGGCTGCAGTCCCAAATCGTCAAAGCCTCAAGCTGCTGTTGCCTTTGCCTACCCTCCTCCACCTCCATCACCAAACAATCCTCGATCCATCTAGTAAGCTCCAACACCACCATCAAAATTAATCCCACCAGCTTCTTCCTTTTTCCTGCCCACATACAAATGCTGCTTGGGCATTAGCGATCCTCCTCCGTCCGTCTacctccccttccccttcctctGGGTCTGGGTGCTCCTCCCCCAGCTCCAGTCCTCCGGTGCTGAGCTGTGCTGCCGCAGGCCGCCGCAGCGCAGGGCCTGCCCCGCCATGACGTCCACGGCGTACTCGCGGTCGTCCAAGCTGCCGGGCGGGGGGCCCGAGCGGCGGCTGCCCCCGCGCCTGATGCGGAGCCTCACGTCCAAGATCGAGCCCAAGAAGCTGGGCGTGGGGCTCGTCGCCGGCTGCTGCCTCGCGCTCCTCACCTACGTCTCCCTCGCCAAGCTCTTCGCAATCTACTCCCCCGTCTTCGGTGCGTGCAGCTTCGATTCGATTCCTCTGTTCCCccctcccctcctcctcctcctaccgAATCTAACCGGAGCTGCCTTCCTCCTCTCTTCTCAGCTAGCACGGCCAACACGTCTGCGCTGATGCAGAACGCGCCGCCGACCTCGTCCAAGCCGTCCGTGCCGGAGACCGAGACCATCCCGCCGCAAGAGACgttcggcggcgccggcgccgatcCGCGTGAGGCGGTGACGGGCTCCGAGGAGCCCGGCTTGCCTGAAGCTGCCGTCACGAGGAAGGACATGGCGGGATCCGACGAGCCCGGCTTGCCCACCAGGAAGGACGACGGCGACAATGCGGCGGCCGCCGAGCCCACCAAACCAGGTATTTGATTGAAAAAAAATCAACTTTTTCTTTCTCGCACAACTTCAAATGGAAGGAAAAGAAAGCAGAGCCAGCCAACAAACTACTCCTAGAAATTAAGTTCTGTACTTGACCAAAATCTTGTTGGCGAAACAAAATTTGGGCGTTGGAAATTAATACCAGATTTTGGTACGAGTAGATGGAGACGTAGATCTAACGCCTTCTTGTTCATTTACTagctgctgcagctgctgctgaGGATAAGAAAGAAGGGGACGACGGCAATGGCGGCCAAGGAGGCGGCAAGATGACGTGCGACGAGAACGGCGTGGACGAAGGGTTCCCGTACGCGCGTCCGACCGTGTGCGAGCTTTCCGGCGACGTCCGCGTGAGCCCGAAGCAGAAGACGGTGTACCTGGTGAACCCATCCGGCGCCGGCGGGTTCGACGAGAGCGGCGAGAAGCGGCTCCGCCCGTACGCGCGCAAGGACGACTTTTTAATGCCCGGCGTGACTGAGGTGACGGTGAAGTCGGTGCCCTCCGCCGCGGTGGCGCCCAAGTGCACGAAGCACCACACCGTGCCGGCGGTGCTGTTCTCGATCGCCGGGTACACGGACAACTTCTTCCACGACATGGTGGACGCGATGGTCCCGCTGTTCCTGACGACGTCGCATCTCAAGGGCGAGGTGCAGCTGCTCATCACCAACTACAAGCCGTGGTGGGTGCAGAAGTACACGCCGCTGCTGCGCAAGATGTCGCTCCACGACGTGATCAACTTCGacgccgaggacgccgacgacgTGCACTGCTTCCCGGCGGGCGCGTTCGTGGGGCTGTACCGCGACCGCGACCTGATCCTGTCGCCGCACCCGACCAGGAACCCGCGCAACCTGACCATGGTGGACTTCAGCCGGTTCATGCGCGGCGCGCTCGCGCTGCCACGCGACCGGCCGGCCGTCCTGGGCGAGGCGCCCGGCATGCGTCCCCGGATGCTGATCATCTCGCGCGCGGGGACGCGGCGGCTGCTGAACCTGGACGAGGTGGCAAAGGTGGCGGACGAGCTGGGGTTCAACGTGACGATCGCCGAGGCCGGCGCCGACGTGCCTGCGTTCGCGGCGCAGGTGAACGCGGCCGACGTGCTGGTGGGCGTGCACGGTGCCGGGCTGGCCAACGTGGTGTTCCTGCCgacggaggcggtggtggtgcagATCGTGCCGTGGGGCAAGATGGACTGGATGGCCACCAACTTCTACGCGCGGCCGGCGGCCGGGATGGCGCTCCGGTACCTGGAGTACTACGTCGGCGAGGAGGAGACGAGCCTCAAGGACAAGTACCCGCGGGATCACGTCGTGTTCAGGGACCCCATGTCGCTCCACACGCAGGGGTGGCAGGCGCTCGCTCAGACCATCATGAAGCAGGACGTCGCCGTCAACCTCACCAAGTTCCGGCCCGTCCTGCTGCAGGCGCTCGACAAGCTGCAGCAGTGACGGACTGGGGTTCCTTTTCctgttcatcttcatcttcctcttcctcttcctaggAATGATCGAATGAATTCGCCATTGCCGACCGGCAGGAGAAGCTCAGCTCGTCGGCCATGAGATGGCCGGGATTGAGGAggctagctgctgctgctggcctgctgctgctcctaCCAAGTACAGTACTATTGCTAGaaaaaaagaggggaaatcaggGAGGCTTCAACTTTCAATCAAATTGGTAATTTGATTGGTTCATCGGCCGCCGGtttgtcttttttttggttTGTAACTGTAGTAGTAACAAGAGAAGAGCTTGGATAGTGCACTACATACACTACACACGAACAGGAATTATGTTCATTctttcttccttgattcacttGAGTTCACCTCACTTGGCATTATTCTTCTACTGAACATTCAATCTTTTCTTGACATTTCCATGTGATCATGTTTTCTAAGTAATAAGTTAGCCTTTAGCTGCTAGATATCCAAATGGTTTAGCTAAAAGTTCTTCCAGCTAAAATTTATTTGCTCCAACTAAGAGCCCGTTCGCTTCAGCTTGATATCGGTTATATTTAGTTTTTCAGCCAAGTGAATAGACCCtaatagacaaaaaaaaaatagactcAACTAAACTTTAGCTGGGTTCAGCTGGGTTGAAATAGCTAAATTTAGCTAAGGCTTTATTTAGTTACatctaaaattaaaaaaaaattaagattcttcgtcacatagaatcttgcgacacatgtgagat is a window encoding:
- the LOC8085184 gene encoding uncharacterized protein LOC8085184, whose amino-acid sequence is MTSTAYSRSSKLPGGGPERRLPPRLMRSLTSKIEPKKLGVGLVAGCCLALLTYVSLAKLFAIYSPVFASTANTSALMQNAPPTSSKPSVPETETIPPQETFGGAGADPREAVTGSEEPGLPEAAVTRKDMAGSDEPGLPTRKDDGDNAAAAEPTKPAAAAAAEDKKEGDDGNGGQGGGKMTCDENGVDEGFPYARPTVCELSGDVRVSPKQKTVYLVNPSGAGGFDESGEKRLRPYARKDDFLMPGVTEVTVKSVPSAAVAPKCTKHHTVPAVLFSIAGYTDNFFHDMVDAMVPLFLTTSHLKGEVQLLITNYKPWWVQKYTPLLRKMSLHDVINFDAEDADDVHCFPAGAFVGLYRDRDLILSPHPTRNPRNLTMVDFSRFMRGALALPRDRPAVLGEAPGMRPRMLIISRAGTRRLLNLDEVAKVADELGFNVTIAEAGADVPAFAAQVNAADVLVGVHGAGLANVVFLPTEAVVVQIVPWGKMDWMATNFYARPAAGMALRYLEYYVGEEETSLKDKYPRDHVVFRDPMSLHTQGWQALAQTIMKQDVAVNLTKFRPVLLQALDKLQQ